Proteins encoded in a region of the Novibacillus thermophilus genome:
- a CDS encoding ABC transporter ATP-binding protein — protein sequence MGEGTVLQASRLTKSFRAQRIIQDLSLKIPEGSLYGFLGPNGAGKTTTMRMLVGLIPPDDGEVLFKGKSIRKWKSALFEHVGCLIDTPSYYPNLSAYENLAYIQKMVGKPLKEIDRVLHVTGIFKARDKKVKHFSLGMKQRLGLAMALLNDPEVLILDEPTNGLDPEGIHEIRYLLIDLCRQEGKTVFVSSHNLAEMEMMADHIALIDKGRLIYEGALGTLLMTEQYVLRVRQGEKAEQLLEAEGLEFCKEAPGAFLVEIEQEEVPRLLRLMISQRIDVLEMARKKQTLEELFLSLVRDE from the coding sequence ATGGGAGAAGGGACCGTTTTGCAGGCATCCCGTTTGACGAAGTCTTTCAGGGCTCAGCGAATCATCCAAGATTTGAGCTTGAAAATTCCCGAGGGGTCGCTGTACGGTTTCCTTGGACCGAACGGTGCCGGAAAAACGACAACGATGCGGATGTTGGTCGGCCTGATTCCGCCGGATGACGGAGAAGTGTTGTTCAAAGGAAAAAGCATCCGTAAGTGGAAATCGGCACTGTTCGAACATGTCGGTTGCCTGATCGATACGCCCAGCTATTATCCTAATCTGTCGGCTTATGAAAACCTGGCATACATCCAGAAAATGGTCGGTAAGCCGCTTAAAGAAATCGACAGGGTGCTGCACGTCACTGGTATCTTCAAAGCGAGGGACAAGAAAGTTAAACATTTCTCCCTCGGGATGAAACAGAGGCTCGGTCTAGCCATGGCCTTGCTGAACGATCCGGAGGTACTCATTCTCGACGAACCGACGAACGGTTTGGATCCGGAAGGCATTCACGAAATCCGGTATTTGTTGATCGATCTGTGCAGGCAGGAGGGAAAGACCGTTTTTGTCTCGAGCCACAATCTAGCCGAAATGGAGATGATGGCCGATCACATCGCCCTGATCGACAAAGGGCGTCTGATTTACGAGGGAGCTTTGGGGACGTTGCTCATGACCGAACAGTACGTGCTTCGCGTTCGCCAGGGTGAGAAGGCCGAACAGTTGCTGGAGGCCGAGGGGCTGGAATTCTGTAAGGAAGCGCCGGGCGCATTTCTGGTGGAAATCGAACAGGAGGAGGTTCCCCGCCTCCTCAGGCTCATGATCAGCCAGCGTATTGACGTGTTGGAGATGGCGCGTAAGAAACAGACACTGGAAGAACTGTTTCTGTCCCTCGTCAGGGACGAGTAG
- a CDS encoding ATP-binding cassette domain-containing protein, with the protein MLLRILDILEETPDDDHLAEGKQFSGGDISFQGVSFQYDKTPVLQDVHLHVRENGSVAIKGESGSGKTTLLNLLLKIHRPTGGQIRIGQENIADLNTGGLRENIGFMSQDGVLFSGTLMENLSLFGVGYDPEKIQNALRDLNLSDYLEFQNLNDITLVEGGRNFSGGQRQRLAMLRLFLKRYPILLLDEPTNHLDKETARVVIEAIFSVPATKIIVTHDERILEKVDAVYQLKGGKLEPVSGHMTVPHMQESQQV; encoded by the coding sequence ATGCTGTTAAGGATTTTAGACATCTTGGAAGAAACGCCGGACGACGATCATCTGGCGGAGGGGAAGCAGTTCAGCGGTGGAGACATCTCGTTTCAGGGTGTCAGTTTCCAGTATGACAAAACACCTGTTCTCCAAGATGTTCATCTGCACGTCAGGGAGAACGGGAGCGTGGCTATTAAGGGAGAAAGCGGGAGCGGCAAGACGACGCTGCTCAACCTGTTACTGAAGATCCACCGTCCCACGGGTGGACAAATTCGGATCGGCCAGGAGAACATCGCTGACCTGAATACCGGTGGATTGAGGGAAAACATTGGTTTTATGTCTCAGGATGGCGTTTTGTTCAGCGGAACGCTCATGGAAAATCTTTCCCTTTTCGGTGTTGGTTACGATCCCGAAAAAATTCAGAACGCCCTCCGGGATCTGAACCTCAGCGACTACCTAGAATTTCAGAACCTCAACGACATCACGTTGGTGGAGGGAGGCAGAAATTTTTCTGGCGGTCAAAGACAGCGGCTGGCCATGTTGAGGCTGTTTCTGAAGCGGTATCCCATCTTGCTGCTCGATGAACCGACCAACCACCTAGACAAAGAAACCGCCCGGGTGGTCATTGAGGCCATTTTTTCCGTCCCAGCCACGAAGATCATCGTCACACACGACGAGCGCATTCTGGAGAAAGTGGACGCGGTTTACCAGCTCAAAGGGGGAAAACTTGAGCCTGTTTCGGGTCACATGACGGTGCCGCACATGCAGGAAAGCCAACAGGTTTAA
- a CDS encoding cysteine peptidase family C39 domain-containing protein: MLSKKVKFIPQMTHADCGPACLTMLLHYFGIPVRPSEVRKNKQVNKQSGWSFLDLKKVSESYGFRTTVLRITDPSQLSEISLPAITYWELNHFVIVEKMVRRRVQMIDPKKGPATLSLEVFKKKFSGFVLILTPTEQKKAASAGRKGEPDSSTYSFAGFVKESISYRRLVLLALVTLLAQLVMFGFPFAVQKLIEIIQHSGKLSLESFMVMTALLGFFVFIQIGTGLIRASYQKKVDRVCTKRLFEHVFRLPWRQV; this comes from the coding sequence ATGCTGTCCAAAAAGGTGAAGTTCATCCCGCAAATGACTCATGCCGACTGCGGTCCGGCGTGCCTGACCATGTTACTGCACTACTTCGGGATTCCCGTCAGGCCGTCAGAAGTGCGCAAGAACAAACAAGTGAACAAACAATCTGGCTGGAGTTTTTTGGATCTGAAAAAGGTGAGCGAGTCATACGGCTTTCGGACAACTGTCTTGAGGATCACGGATCCGTCCCAACTGTCCGAGATTTCTCTGCCAGCCATTACGTACTGGGAACTCAACCATTTTGTGATCGTGGAAAAAATGGTCCGGCGTCGGGTGCAAATGATCGACCCCAAAAAAGGGCCAGCCACGCTTTCCCTGGAAGTATTCAAAAAAAAGTTCAGCGGTTTTGTGCTCATTTTGACCCCGACTGAACAGAAAAAGGCGGCATCAGCTGGCAGAAAAGGCGAGCCCGACAGCAGCACGTACTCGTTTGCCGGTTTTGTGAAAGAGTCTATCTCCTATCGACGGCTGGTCTTGTTGGCTTTGGTCACTCTGTTGGCACAGCTTGTCATGTTCGGGTTTCCTTTCGCCGTGCAAAAACTCATTGAGATCATTCAGCATTCTGGTAAGCTCTCCCTGGAAAGCTTCATGGTCATGACGGCCCTGTTGGGCTTTTTCGTTTTCATCCAAATTGGAACGGGACTGATTAGGGCAAGCTATCAGAAAAAGGTTGACCGTGTATGTACGAAGCGGTTGTTCGAGCATGTTTTTCGCTTGCCTTGGCGACAGGTTTAG
- a CDS encoding AI-2E family transporter gives MKRISERTLLFAALLSLLILANLFLLTELSPLISKVLVFLKAVFFPFFVAMIISYVLNPVVTLLSSRMVPRSVAVFLIYATFLVTTFVILMNIIPLLGKQIQELTEHVPEWNYRVQMWMHSVADGKSALPDSVREGIDKSLDRLEEALSDGIERLFVGLKGTIGHVFMWFLIPFVAFYMLKDFKAIERSTVLFLPKHNRRKWIRLFRDVDEALGSYIRGQLLVCLVVGILAYVGYMLIGLPYALLLASIVGLMNVIPYLGPFIGAAPAVLVGLSESWKLALFVVAVNVVVQILESNVVSPQIVGRTLKLHPLVIILALLIGGQLGGILGLILAVPSFAVLKVLLEHLFIYRFR, from the coding sequence ATGAAACGAATCAGCGAGCGCACGCTGCTGTTCGCAGCCCTCCTCAGTTTGTTAATCTTGGCAAACCTGTTTTTGTTGACCGAATTAAGTCCCCTGATTTCAAAAGTGTTGGTGTTTTTAAAAGCCGTTTTCTTTCCTTTCTTTGTGGCCATGATCATCTCATATGTCCTCAATCCTGTCGTCACGTTGTTGAGCAGCCGCATGGTGCCGAGATCTGTGGCCGTTTTCTTGATCTACGCGACGTTTCTCGTCACGACCTTCGTCATTTTGATGAACATTATCCCGCTGCTCGGCAAACAGATTCAGGAACTGACCGAACACGTTCCAGAGTGGAACTACCGCGTTCAAATGTGGATGCACAGTGTGGCAGACGGCAAAAGCGCACTGCCAGACAGTGTGCGAGAAGGCATCGACAAATCTTTAGACCGATTGGAAGAAGCGCTGTCTGACGGAATCGAGCGGTTGTTTGTCGGCTTAAAGGGAACGATCGGCCATGTCTTTATGTGGTTTCTGATTCCGTTTGTCGCTTTTTACATGTTAAAAGACTTCAAAGCTATTGAGCGTTCCACGGTCCTCTTTTTGCCGAAACACAACCGCCGCAAGTGGATCCGCCTCTTTCGGGATGTGGACGAGGCGCTGGGGAGTTACATCAGGGGTCAGTTGCTCGTCTGCCTCGTTGTCGGGATTCTGGCGTATGTCGGCTACATGCTCATTGGTTTGCCTTACGCATTGCTTTTGGCGTCTATCGTCGGTTTGATGAACGTCATTCCGTATCTGGGACCGTTTATCGGGGCGGCTCCTGCCGTTCTGGTCGGGTTGAGTGAATCGTGGAAACTGGCGCTTTTCGTCGTGGCGGTCAACGTCGTCGTCCAAATTTTGGAGAGCAATGTCGTCTCTCCGCAAATCGTCGGGCGTACCTTGAAGCTGCATCCACTCGTCATCATTTTGGCTCTTCTCATCGGCGGGCAGTTGGGCGGCATCCTCGGCCTGATTTTGGCCGTTCCCTCTTTCGCTGTTCTAAAAGTCTTGCTGGAGCACCTTTTTATTTACAGGTTCCGCTGA
- a CDS encoding ABC transporter permease, with protein MRIRQLFRDVRHETEKTGARKLFVVTVLFSVLSSFLTMGYFRAHKGTLMQEGMYDSFQFLGFSILFQSLALVFFSALFWYWLLSQENRWGTWGMLLTKPVPKFRWLMVKHAVFLCFFAVFVLLNAAVSFVFLFAQQMEINTFFAQVYLVMLLIGPAISYSQALFHLAVKNGILASTLSVTWIFLYIVQNNLPTVLVKWLPVFYVGFVWDGTAILPGRFVTYLLLTVLFMTGVFWVSVRKNDYAYE; from the coding sequence ATGCGGATCAGACAGCTGTTTCGGGACGTACGCCATGAGACGGAGAAAACGGGCGCCAGGAAACTCTTTGTGGTGACAGTCCTCTTTTCCGTTCTGTCCAGTTTCTTGACGATGGGGTATTTCCGTGCCCACAAGGGAACGTTGATGCAGGAAGGCATGTACGACAGTTTTCAGTTCCTCGGTTTTTCTATTCTTTTCCAATCACTTGCCCTCGTGTTTTTTTCTGCCCTTTTCTGGTACTGGCTGCTTTCCCAGGAGAACAGATGGGGCACCTGGGGCATGCTGTTGACCAAACCGGTGCCCAAATTCAGGTGGCTGATGGTCAAACATGCGGTGTTTTTGTGTTTTTTCGCTGTTTTTGTGTTGTTGAATGCGGCTGTCTCTTTCGTTTTTCTCTTTGCCCAACAGATGGAGATTAACACCTTTTTTGCCCAGGTATACCTGGTTATGCTGTTGATCGGTCCGGCTATTTCATACAGTCAGGCGCTGTTTCACCTCGCCGTAAAAAACGGGATTCTGGCCTCGACGTTGTCCGTCACATGGATTTTTCTGTACATCGTCCAGAACAACCTGCCAACGGTATTGGTCAAATGGCTGCCGGTTTTTTATGTCGGGTTTGTGTGGGATGGAACTGCCATCCTTCCCGGCCGGTTTGTCACGTACCTGTTGTTGACAGTTTTGTTTATGACGGGCGTTTTCTGGGTGTCAGTCAGGAAGAACGATTACGCCTATGAGTGA
- the lanM gene encoding type 2 lanthipeptide synthetase LanM, with protein MYKTLFKKYPLLLERLSVLIENEYAFVRWITDCLVNDAALLKSRFSIDVFSLAGVSFAGDCHNGGRRTVLLSDRRGNKAVLKPVPLDNALLYSAVIEQLNRLLGTHVHVPGLIVKENYGYVEYIQHKPCTTHQEVRTYYYHCGVVLMAVYLLNGNDIHNENLIAYGSSPVIVDFETLGGVIEHSDHAAFIDKLLKRSVMNSRMLPVKFSSKNDAVRDFSAMGRLMKKVERKVVLEREFRSDPVEQTQEIIEDDTNWHLPEFQGQVVEYDAYLPDILAGFSDAYLAVLKDRHRFLSGLRRQTPASWTYRKVHRSTVVYRYLSARLNVPDMLRDKAYTTQYLYGILAKNPLFEQKDHILQKEADDLIHSDVPYFSVRTGWVDGHEGIGVREKIGQLSYGDFLLQRKLMHISFSEKGDQMERIQATLAQHNQHNRFPRTPVIHFDSVRKQLFRTIVNCVFVSEQGEVDFIALKKNWKGQLEINNLNDGLYDGLLGILLAMNGEDAKQGFFARQLEQNALKRIVFRNGKDSSLVNGTGALVTYYLAAGQQATFDVRLLLKLLMDIRRKVEKDTYVDQEFDLLGGTAGLLLAITQLYRQHGKYKVLKKIALSLGDYLAENRTNREGTVYWPSKNTRNVADVLKGFAHGLSGYLLVFYRLKHLFSTDRYDQIIQEVLKTEQRVMDREHRTTSWCKGYVGLGISRMKMLELEEQPDVWAELETCKREVLDGLFRHNDYSLCHGLIGSLDFLLELNRKGWLDTREKKLLDDVINRFFQSFELDHFHPYKISLFTGLSGILYLIQRLEDEQKPCVLSLHT; from the coding sequence TTGTACAAAACGCTTTTCAAAAAGTATCCGCTGCTTCTTGAAAGGTTGTCGGTATTGATCGAAAACGAGTACGCCTTTGTCCGCTGGATCACCGATTGTTTGGTGAACGACGCCGCATTGCTCAAGTCTCGGTTTTCAATCGATGTTTTCTCCCTTGCGGGAGTGTCTTTTGCGGGCGATTGCCACAACGGTGGCAGGAGAACGGTGTTACTCAGTGACCGAAGGGGAAACAAAGCAGTTCTGAAACCAGTTCCACTGGACAACGCACTCTTGTACAGCGCAGTGATCGAACAGCTCAACCGTTTGCTGGGCACTCACGTTCATGTCCCCGGACTGATTGTCAAGGAGAATTACGGATATGTGGAGTACATCCAGCATAAACCGTGCACAACCCATCAGGAAGTGCGGACATACTACTACCACTGCGGCGTCGTCCTGATGGCCGTTTATCTGCTGAACGGAAATGACATTCACAATGAGAACCTGATAGCGTACGGATCATCCCCGGTGATCGTCGATTTTGAAACATTGGGAGGAGTCATTGAGCACAGCGATCACGCAGCGTTCATTGACAAACTGTTGAAACGATCTGTCATGAATTCCAGAATGCTGCCGGTGAAATTCAGTTCTAAAAATGATGCTGTCAGGGATTTCAGCGCAATGGGGCGGCTTATGAAAAAAGTAGAACGAAAAGTTGTCCTTGAACGTGAATTCCGGTCTGACCCAGTAGAACAAACGCAGGAGATCATCGAGGATGACACCAATTGGCATCTGCCCGAATTTCAGGGCCAAGTTGTAGAATACGACGCCTACCTGCCGGACATTTTAGCCGGATTTAGCGACGCCTATCTGGCCGTCCTGAAAGATCGGCATCGTTTTCTGTCCGGTCTCAGGCGACAAACGCCTGCTTCTTGGACATACAGAAAAGTCCACCGCAGCACCGTCGTCTACCGCTATTTGTCCGCGAGGCTGAACGTGCCGGATATGCTGCGGGACAAAGCTTACACAACGCAATACCTCTACGGGATCTTGGCCAAAAATCCGCTCTTTGAACAGAAAGATCACATCTTGCAAAAGGAGGCAGACGATCTCATCCATTCGGATGTCCCTTATTTTTCGGTTCGTACGGGATGGGTGGATGGCCACGAAGGGATCGGGGTTAGGGAGAAGATCGGACAGTTGAGCTACGGTGATTTTCTCCTGCAGCGCAAGCTCATGCATATCTCTTTTTCGGAAAAAGGGGATCAGATGGAACGGATACAAGCCACCTTGGCGCAACACAACCAACACAACCGCTTTCCCCGCACACCTGTCATCCACTTTGACAGCGTGAGAAAACAGTTGTTCAGAACGATCGTCAACTGCGTCTTTGTGTCCGAGCAGGGAGAAGTAGATTTTATCGCCCTGAAAAAGAACTGGAAAGGTCAACTGGAAATCAACAACCTGAATGACGGCCTGTACGACGGCCTTTTAGGTATCCTTCTCGCCATGAACGGAGAAGACGCGAAACAGGGATTCTTTGCCCGTCAATTGGAGCAGAATGCTCTGAAACGGATCGTATTCCGAAACGGGAAAGACAGCAGTCTGGTCAACGGTACAGGTGCCCTCGTCACTTATTATCTGGCCGCAGGTCAACAGGCTACATTTGATGTCCGTCTATTGTTGAAACTGTTGATGGACATCAGGCGAAAGGTGGAAAAGGATACTTACGTAGATCAGGAATTTGATCTGTTGGGAGGAACAGCCGGCCTGTTGTTGGCCATCACACAGTTGTACCGCCAGCACGGCAAGTACAAAGTACTGAAGAAGATTGCCCTTTCCCTGGGAGATTACCTTGCGGAAAACCGGACCAACCGAGAGGGGACGGTATACTGGCCGTCCAAAAATACCCGCAATGTAGCCGATGTGCTGAAAGGCTTTGCACACGGTCTGTCCGGATACTTGCTGGTATTTTACAGGTTGAAGCACTTGTTTTCTACGGACAGATACGACCAGATCATCCAGGAAGTCTTAAAAACCGAACAGCGGGTGATGGATCGGGAACACCGGACCACAAGCTGGTGCAAAGGATATGTCGGGCTGGGTATATCGCGGATGAAGATGCTGGAGCTTGAGGAGCAACCCGACGTATGGGCGGAACTGGAAACGTGCAAGCGCGAGGTGTTGGACGGTCTGTTCAGGCATAATGACTACTCATTGTGTCACGGTTTGATCGGTTCACTGGATTTTTTGCTGGAGTTGAACCGGAAGGGCTGGTTGGATACCCGGGAAAAAAAGTTGTTGGACGATGTGATCAACCGTTTTTTTCAATCTTTTGAACTGGACCATTTCCATCCGTACAAAATCTCGTTGTTTACCGGTTTGAGCGGCATCCTGTACTTGATCCAGCGGCTGGAAGACGAACAGAAACCGTGTGTACTTTCTCTTCATACTTGA